The region GGCGAAGGCCTGCGCAGATAAGAAAGACCTGGTCACCGCCGAACAACTGGAAGGCGTCCTGTCTGAGATCCGCAACGCCTATGCACGCGGCGACCTTCAACGGGTGCTCGCGGAGACGAGCGAATTCTACCGTATCCTCTTTGCCGCATCAGGACGGTCCGTTGCCTGGGGCATCGTCAGCTCGATCACCGTCCGGATCAATCATCTGCGCTCCATGACCATCAAGACGCCCGGTCGAGACAAGGAAGGCCCGGCCCAGATGCAGTTGCTGATCGACGCCATTCGCGCGGGCGACGGAAAGGCTGCGCAAGATGCCGCCGTCGGACATATCAGCAGCGCTTCGGCGATTGCCGCGAAATTGCTCTCCAAGGAATAGGATGTTTCCCTTGCGGATGCGTGCCGCAGGGTCACGCCTCTGCTCTTCTTTTGCGCGTGCGACGCGGGGGTCGCCTCGCACGCTCCATCCGATTGATTTCCTCCTTTGCAAGAATACTCTAGCAGAAGACCTGTGCGGTCGCCGGGTCGAACTCGAGATGAACGCGCGAGCCACGGCCG is a window of Sinorhizobium sp. BG8 DNA encoding:
- a CDS encoding GntR family transcriptional regulator, with amino-acid sequence MALSDQEMRVSRPAKTLRELAHDKMRGAILDMHFKAGERLVERDLCEQLGVSRTIVREVLRHLESEGLVSILPNRGPIVAQTTPEEARQIYEIRGVLEGIAAKACADKKDLVTAEQLEGVLSEIRNAYARGDLQRVLAETSEFYRILFAASGRSVAWGIVSSITVRINHLRSMTIKTPGRDKEGPAQMQLLIDAIRAGDGKAAQDAAVGHISSASAIAAKLLSKE